In Brachypodium distachyon strain Bd21 chromosome 2, Brachypodium_distachyon_v3.0, whole genome shotgun sequence, one genomic interval encodes:
- the LOC100844668 gene encoding crossover junction endonuclease MUS81 isoform X2, with the protein MSRVLDHGSFVSSKGPFQSPAQIYLLQEPKKLAKRIATGNKRREPEHYAPKKNSAAYVILITLYREMMRDKISMENKEIIDAAEASGLLQKATGGTGWSQIPQTLISRGLVVKKLGKKYMLTEEGKSAAHNCLSQLEMEDPSGSLMTSNGLNTCTAYRHRNSDHLSMGFSVAETPLGPPVTISRPSRPVAGQTPELVLHNAATASQELIKLTSKEQLSYNSEGSAGFNMLDKDATHVDNSILAMPPGQSNEKFLDAYEVVFILDDRENIGSRFERVVDVHSKFHLPVEMKRLPVGDAIWIARHRKHRTEYVLDFIVERKDVTDLVSSIKDSRYRDQKLRLKKCGLRKLIYLVEGDPNRLDASESIKTACFTTEILEGFDVQRTTGYSDTERRYCDLTLSIIDFYSKNFSNGANTSRACLTYDEFVNKCYDFKKITVSDIFAVQLMQVPQVTEQTALAITELYPTLLSLAQAYSMLDGDTRAQEEMLKKKSKMVNGGASRNIFKLVWGEG; encoded by the exons ATGTCAA GGGTGTTGGACCATGGGTCATTCGTCTCATCAAAGGGTCCTTTCCAGAGTCCAGCACAGATTTATCTCCTTCAAGAACCAAAGAAGCTGGCAAAAAGG ATCGCTACAGggaacaaaagaagagaaCCGGAGCATTATGCACCAAAGAAAAATTCTGCTGCTTATGTGATACTGATTACCCTCTATAG GGAAATGATGCGTGACAAGATTTCTATGGAGAATAAAGAGATTATTGATGCCGCTGAAGCCAGTGGTCTGTTGCAAAAAGCAACTGG GGGCACTGGATGGAGCCAGATTCCACAGACGCTGATATCGAGAGGGCTGGTTGTTAAAAAGTTGGGTAAAAA GTATATGCTAACTGAAGAAGGTAAAAGCGCTGCTCATAATTGTCTCTCACAGCTTGAAATGGAGGATCCTTCAGGATCTTTAATGACAAGCAATGGTCTCAACACATGTACTGCATATCGGCATCGCAACTCAGATCATCTTTCAATGGGTTTTTCTGTTGCTGAAACACCATTGGGACCTCCTGTGACTATTAGTAGACCAAGCAGACCTGTTGCTGGCCAGACTCCTGAACTTGTTCTCCACAATGCTGCTACTGCATCTCAAGAATTGATAAAGTTGACCAGTAAAGAGCAACTCAGTTACAATTCTGAA GGTTCTGCCGGATTCAATATGCTAGACAAGGATGCTACACATGTGGATAATTCTATACTAGCTATGCCACCTGGTCAATCCAATGAAAAATTTCTTGATGCTTATGAAGTTGTGTTCATATTGGATGACCGTGAAAATATCGG GTCCCGTTTCGAAAGAGTAGTTGACGTACATTCAAAGTTTCATTTGCCTGTCGAG ATGAAACGCTTGCCTGTTGGAGATGCTATTTGGATTGCCCGTCACAGAAAACATCGCACGGAATATGTACTTGATTTCATTGTTGAAAGAAAAGATGTCACGGATTTGGTTAGCTCAATTAAGGACAGCAGATACAGAGATCAGAAATTAAGGCTGAAG AAATGTGGGCTAAGGAAGCTGATATATCTGGTGGAAGGTGATCCAAACCGTTTGGATGCATCAGAGAGCATCAAAACTGC CTGCTTCACCACTGAGATTCTTGAAGGATTTGATGTTCAGAGAACCACTGGGTATTCTGATACTGAACGGAGATATTGCGACCTCACGCTTTCGATAATTGATTTCTACAGCAAAAACTTCTCTAATGGTGCTAACACTTCTCGAGCTTGCTTGACCTATGATGAGTTTGTGAATAAGTGCTATGACTTCAAGAAGATAACCGTGAGCGATATATTTGCCGTTCAACTTATGCAG GTACCACAGGTGACAGAACAAACTGCACTAGCCATTACGGAGCTCTATCCGACTCTTCTCTCACTTGCTCAGGCATACTCCATGCTT GATGGAGATACCCGTGCCCAAGAAGAGatgttgaagaagaagagcaagatgGTGAACGGAGGTGCTAGCCGAAACATCTTCAAGCTCGTCTGGGGTGAAGGCTGA
- the LOC100840720 gene encoding histidine biosynthesis bifunctional protein hisIE, chloroplastic, translating to MAAVPRAPVSSPTSRAALWPARSNPRNAVAPPSGALWWPRRQTCPVVSMAPGSARSTPAALAVDPKVEALLDSVKWDIKGLAVAIAQNVDTGAILMQGFANKEALATTISTRKATFYSRSRSSLWTKGETSMNFINVHDIFLDCDRDSIIYLGTPDGPTCHTGAETCYYSSVYDALQGSKSNQERQVATTLYSLEDTISRRKEEVVAAGSGKPSWTKKLLLDNQLLCSKIREEAGELIQTLLENEDRSRTASEMADLLYHAMVLLSVKDVKMEEVLEVLRKRFSQSGVEEKASRKKS from the exons ATGGCGGCTGTGCCTCGCGCGCCCGTCTCCTCCCCAAcgagccgcgccgccctctGGCCAGCTCGCTCCAACCCTCGCAACGccgtggcgccgccgtcgggggCCCTGTGGTGGCCGCGCAGGCAGACCTGCCCGGTCGTCTCGATGGCTCCCGGCTCCGCCCGGTCGACGCCAGCAGCGCTCGCAGTCGACCCCAAG GTTGAAGCATTACTGGACAGTGTGAAGTGGGACATCAAAGGGTTGGCAGTTGCTATTGCCCAAAACGTGGATACTGGTGCCATTCTCATGCAGGGCTTTGCTAACAAAGAAGCACTTGCAACAACTATATCAACCCGAAAAGCTACATTCTACAGCCGTTCGCGGTCTTCATTGTGGACTAAAGGGGAGACATCCATGAACTTCATCAATGTGCATGACATTTTCCTGGACTGTGACCGTGATTCA ATAATATACCTCGGTACGCCAGATGGACCTACATGCCATACAGGGGCAGAAACCTGCTACTATTCTTCAGTCTATGATGCACTACAAGGTTCGAAG TCCAATCAAGAGAGGCAGGTTGCTACAACTCTGTACTCGCTTGAAGATACGATCAGTAGACGGAAGGAGGAAGTAGTTGCCGCAGGAAGTGGCAAACCATCATGGACGAAAAAACTGCTGCTTGATAACCAGCTGCTTTGCTCGAAAATACG TGAAGAAGCGGGTGAACTGATTCAAACCCTGCTTGAGAACGAGGACAGATCCCGTACAGCTTCAGAGATGGCTGATTTGCTGTACCACGCAATGGTGCTACTTAGTGTCAAGGATGTGAAGATGGAAGAGGTCCTGGAGGTCCTCAGGAAGCGGTTTTCGCAGTCTGGAGTTGAGGAAAAGGCCAGCCGCAAGAAATCTTAG
- the LOC100844668 gene encoding crossover junction endonuclease MUS81 isoform X1 yields the protein MAPPTPKQLAVRLPENEEVARIILEKRRSILEKGVPENHCHTLANAYRNVCAAKEPIRTLKDLLNVKGVGPWVIRLIKGSFPESSTDLSPSRTKEAGKKGNKRREPEHYAPKKNSAAYVILITLYREMMRDKISMENKEIIDAAEASGLLQKATGGTGWSQIPQTLISRGLVVKKLGKKYMLTEEGKSAAHNCLSQLEMEDPSGSLMTSNGLNTCTAYRHRNSDHLSMGFSVAETPLGPPVTISRPSRPVAGQTPELVLHNAATASQELIKLTSKEQLSYNSEGSAGFNMLDKDATHVDNSILAMPPGQSNEKFLDAYEVVFILDDRENIGSRFERVVDVHSKFHLPVEMKRLPVGDAIWIARHRKHRTEYVLDFIVERKDVTDLVSSIKDSRYRDQKLRLKKCGLRKLIYLVEGDPNRLDASESIKTACFTTEILEGFDVQRTTGYSDTERRYCDLTLSIIDFYSKNFSNGANTSRACLTYDEFVNKCYDFKKITVSDIFAVQLMQVPQVTEQTALAITELYPTLLSLAQAYSMLDGDTRAQEEMLKKKSKMVNGGASRNIFKLVWGEG from the exons atggcgccgccgacgccgaagCAGCTCGCGGTGCGTCTCCCGGAGAACGAGGAGGTTGCGCGCATCATCCTGGAGAAGCGGCGGTCGATTCTGGAGAAGGGTGTCCCGGAGAACCACTGCCACACGCTCGCCAACGCGTACCGCAACGTCTGTGCCGCTAAGGAACCCATCCGGACCCTCAAGGACCTTTTGAATGTCAA GGGTGTTGGACCATGGGTCATTCGTCTCATCAAAGGGTCCTTTCCAGAGTCCAGCACAGATTTATCTCCTTCAAGAACCAAAGAAGCTGGCAAAAAGG ggaacaaaagaagagaaCCGGAGCATTATGCACCAAAGAAAAATTCTGCTGCTTATGTGATACTGATTACCCTCTATAG GGAAATGATGCGTGACAAGATTTCTATGGAGAATAAAGAGATTATTGATGCCGCTGAAGCCAGTGGTCTGTTGCAAAAAGCAACTGG GGGCACTGGATGGAGCCAGATTCCACAGACGCTGATATCGAGAGGGCTGGTTGTTAAAAAGTTGGGTAAAAA GTATATGCTAACTGAAGAAGGTAAAAGCGCTGCTCATAATTGTCTCTCACAGCTTGAAATGGAGGATCCTTCAGGATCTTTAATGACAAGCAATGGTCTCAACACATGTACTGCATATCGGCATCGCAACTCAGATCATCTTTCAATGGGTTTTTCTGTTGCTGAAACACCATTGGGACCTCCTGTGACTATTAGTAGACCAAGCAGACCTGTTGCTGGCCAGACTCCTGAACTTGTTCTCCACAATGCTGCTACTGCATCTCAAGAATTGATAAAGTTGACCAGTAAAGAGCAACTCAGTTACAATTCTGAA GGTTCTGCCGGATTCAATATGCTAGACAAGGATGCTACACATGTGGATAATTCTATACTAGCTATGCCACCTGGTCAATCCAATGAAAAATTTCTTGATGCTTATGAAGTTGTGTTCATATTGGATGACCGTGAAAATATCGG GTCCCGTTTCGAAAGAGTAGTTGACGTACATTCAAAGTTTCATTTGCCTGTCGAG ATGAAACGCTTGCCTGTTGGAGATGCTATTTGGATTGCCCGTCACAGAAAACATCGCACGGAATATGTACTTGATTTCATTGTTGAAAGAAAAGATGTCACGGATTTGGTTAGCTCAATTAAGGACAGCAGATACAGAGATCAGAAATTAAGGCTGAAG AAATGTGGGCTAAGGAAGCTGATATATCTGGTGGAAGGTGATCCAAACCGTTTGGATGCATCAGAGAGCATCAAAACTGC CTGCTTCACCACTGAGATTCTTGAAGGATTTGATGTTCAGAGAACCACTGGGTATTCTGATACTGAACGGAGATATTGCGACCTCACGCTTTCGATAATTGATTTCTACAGCAAAAACTTCTCTAATGGTGCTAACACTTCTCGAGCTTGCTTGACCTATGATGAGTTTGTGAATAAGTGCTATGACTTCAAGAAGATAACCGTGAGCGATATATTTGCCGTTCAACTTATGCAG GTACCACAGGTGACAGAACAAACTGCACTAGCCATTACGGAGCTCTATCCGACTCTTCTCTCACTTGCTCAGGCATACTCCATGCTT GATGGAGATACCCGTGCCCAAGAAGAGatgttgaagaagaagagcaagatgGTGAACGGAGGTGCTAGCCGAAACATCTTCAAGCTCGTCTGGGGTGAAGGCTGA
- the LOC100833672 gene encoding uncharacterized protein LOC100833672 — protein MPLATEGIGTSSAVSCECGTVALHFSTLQGTRTARTHPPSPFRDDPARPDGASALLVCSAAAADVLVGHPWQHRARLRPGGRGVRSLRPSGRGPHISIALTAPPRVSILSPRVFPEPATPQHFPFVLAADPSGLLLLQANLACPRHREDIELPVPDRWAYCWRSSKSRYFVLDATTASAFHLPDPRRPILHQAMLGLLASPEGGGHYMVAELQPFIGGDAATLLCFSTEVGEWVYKPMDYPLPRRQLAPSCVVSHHGRLWWVDLSWGLITWDPFADKPVLAFVPFPPGTVLECNEGFGITDRYRHVGVSDGKLRFVDTYMSRREGGGAPTVSVWTLADPDSTEWTLEHEATFADIWADKSYKAAKLPKEIPVLALIHPENPCVVYFFLERQLFGVDVRARKFVHCKVYGLVAPPSWYVASRFVRAWVLPPALSSGNATRHASSRYILK, from the exons ATGCCCCTCGCTACCGAGGGAATAGGCACGTCCTCTGCGGTCTCCTGCGAGTGTGGCACGGTTGCTCTGCATT TCTCCACTCTCCAAGGCACCCGCACCGCCAGAACCCACCCCCCTTCTCCGTTTCGTGATGACCCGGCGCGTCCAGATGGCGCGTCCGCTCTCTTGGTctgctccgcggccgccgccgacgtcctcGTGGGTCATCCTTGGCAGCATCGCGCGCGTCTCCGGCCAGGCGGACGAGGAGTGCGAAGCCTCCGGCCCAGCGGACGAGGGCCGCATATCTCCATCGCGctcacggcgccgccgcgcgtctCGATCCTCTCCCCGCGCGTCTTCCCGGAGCCCGCCACGCCGCAGCACTTCCccttcgtcctcgccgccgacccctccggcctgctcctcctccaggcCAACCTCGCCTGCCCACGCCACCGTGAAGACATCGAGCTCCCCGTCCCCGACCGGTGGGCGTACTGCTGGAGAAGCAGCAAGTCGCGCTACTTCGTCCTCGacgccaccaccgcctccgcgtTCCACCTCCCCGACCCCAGGCGCCCCATCCTGCACCAGGCCATGCTCGGCCTTCTCGCCTCCCCCGAGGGCGGCGGCCACTACATGGTCGCGGAGCTCCAGCCCTTCATAGGCGGCGACGCAGCCACGCTCCTCTGCTTCTCTACGGAGGTCGGGGAGTGGGTCTACAAGCCCATGGATTACCCGCTCCCGCGCCGCCAGCTGGCCCCCTCCTGCGTCGTCTCGCACCACGGGAGGCTGTGGTGGGTCGACCTCTCATGGGGCCTCATCACCTGGGACCCCTTCGCCGACAAGCCGGTCCTGGCCTTCGTTCCCTTCCCGCCGGGCACGGTGCTGGAGTGCAATGAAGGTTTTGGAATCACCGACAGGTACCGTCACGTGGGGGTGAGCGACGGCAAGCTGCGGTTCGTGGACACGTACATGAGCCGGcgtgaaggcggcggcgctccgaCGGTCAGCGTGTGGACGCTGGCCGACCCAGACTCCACGGAGTGGACGCTGGAGCACGAGGCGACGTTTGCGGACATCTGGGCCGACAAGAGCTACAAGGCAGCCAAGCTGCCCAAGGAGATACCCGTGCTTGCGCTCATCCATCCCGAGAACCCCTGCGTTGTGTACTTCTTCCTGGAGAGGCAGCTCTTCGGCGTTGACGTGCGCGCACGCAAGTTTGTGCACTGCAAGGTTTATGGGCTGGTTGCGCCGCCGAGCTGGTACGTCGCCTCTCGCTTCGTTCGGGCTTGGGTGCTGCCGCCGGCACTCTCCTCAGGTAATGCTACTCGTCATGCCTCATCTCGTTACATTCTAAAATGA
- the LOC100833370 gene encoding uncharacterized protein LOC100833370 has protein sequence MAPPSSSSSASSWVILGSIPRVSNLPADEGDVSVALAAPPRVSILTVSPRVFPARPTPHYFPFVLAADPSGLLLLQANQGCPATREVVDHPGHQSSCWKFSKPHYFVLDAATSSSAFHLPDPSRTNILHQAMLGLLVSPAGAGHFMVAELRPIIGSDKADLLCFSTEVGEWVEKPVHYPLPPRPLAPIGVVSHHGRLWWVDLSWGVIHCDPFADHPVLGFVPFPPDRVLECREGWGVSDNYRCVGVSGGKLRFVDTFMSRRAGGGAPTVSVWTLADPDSNLWALEHEATFADIWADDSYKATGLSRKIPTLATIHPNNPAVVYFFLEEHLFGVDVRARKIVECEIYGLVAPPSLCIASRFVRPWVLPRALSSAGNWSNGLSPAESANARPYQPSPGDYHLVGESRQTFIG, from the exons ATGGCGCCtccgtcttcttcgtcgtcggcgtcgtcgtggGTCATCCTGGGCAGCATCCCGCGCGTCTCCAACCTCCCGGCGGACGAGGGCGACGTCTCCGTCGCGctcgcggcgccgccgcgcgtctCGATCCTCACCGTCTCCCCGCGCGTCTTCCCGGCTCGCCCCACGCCCCACTACTTCCccttcgtcctcgccgccgaccctTCCGgcttgctcctcctccaggcCAACCAGGGCTGCCCGGCCACCCGTGAAGTCGTCGACCACCCCGGCCACCAGTCCTCCTGCTGGAAGTTCAGCAAGCCGCACTACTTCGtcctcgacgccgccacctcctcctccgcgttCCACCTCCCCGACCCCTCCAGGACCAACATCCTGCACCAGGCCATGCTCGGCCTTCTCGTCtcccctgccggcgccggccactTCATGGTCGCGGAGCTCCGGCCCATCATCGGCAGCGACAAAGCCGATCTCCTCTGCTTCTCCACAGAGGTCGGGGAGTGGGTGGAGAAACCCGTGCATTAcccgctcccgccgcgcccgctGGCTCCCATCGGCGTGGTCTCGCACCATGGCAGGCTCTGGTGGGTCGACCTCTCATGGGGCGTCATCCACTGCGACCCCTTCGCCGACCACCCGGTCCTGGGCTTCGTCCCGTTCCCGCCGGACAGGGTGCTCGAGTGCAGGGAAGGGTGGGGAGTCAGCGACAACTACCGTTGCGTGGGGGTGAGCGGCGGCAAGCTGCGGTTCGTGGACACGTTCATGAGCCGGcgtgctggcggcggcgctccgaCCGTCAGCGTGTGGACTCTGGCCGATCCAGACTCCAATTTGTGGGCTCTGGAGCACGAGGCGACGTTCGCGGACATCTGGGCCGATGACAGCTACAAGGCCACCGGGCTGTCCAGGAAGATCCCCACGCTTGCCACCATCCACCCCAACAACCCCGCCGTGGTGTACTTCTTCCTGGAGGAGCACCTCTTCGGTGTGGACGTGCGTGCTCGCAAGATCGTGGAGTGCGAGATCTACGGCCTCGTTGCGCCGCCCAGCCTCTGCATCGCCTCTCGCTTCGTTCGGCCTTGGGTGCTGCCGCGGGCACTCTCCTCTGCAG GGAACTGGTCTAATGGCCTTTCCCCGGCTGAAAGTGCTAATGCACGGCCATACCAGCCATCGCCTGGGGACTACCACTTGGTTGGAGAGAGCAGGCAGACATTCATTGGATGA
- the LOC100838582 gene encoding presenilin-like protein At2g29900 — protein sequence MDPAADSPAPAATSTASTILDTLGEEVLAVMSPVSICMALVVLLISILSPPSSPASPSAPPPVTAATLVYLESPSDSPGQKLVGALLDAAVFVALVAVVTFVLVALYYYRCTGFLKNYMRFSAFFVLFSMGGAIAITILRRLDVPLDAPTALLLLFNASAVGVLSVFASAVPILVRQGYMVTLAVIVAAWLSRLPEWTTWIMLVALAVYDLVAVLAPRGPLRMLVELASSRDDELPALIYESRPTVGPAERSSSYAPAMWSEEMQLPADSARSGVNQYERAGQQDNLGSAMVEMRDLGGSRSRVHQTTSSSGSMLQMGNLEAGQISNQGGSAQHAVIQIEQPEEEERAPLVSAASANSAVANEEHRQISSSDPPDEDFEMFESSKGIKLGLGDFVFYSVLVGRAAMYDLMTVYACYLAIIAGLGCTLILLSICRHALPALPISIMLGVVFYFLTRLLMEPFVVGASTNLVMF from the coding sequence atggatcccgccgccgactcgccggcgccggcggcgacctccaCCGCCTCGACCATCCTCGACACCCTAGgcgaggaggtgctcgcggTCATGTCCCCGGTCTCCATCTGCATGgcgctcgtcgtcctcctcatcTCCATCCtgtcgccgccctcctccccggcCTCCCCGTCCGCGCCTCCCCCTGTCACCGCCGCCACGCTCGTCTACCTCGAGTCCCCCTCCGACTCCCCGGGCcagaagctcgtcggcgcgctcctcgacgccgccgtcttcgtcgcgctcgtcgccgtcgtcaccttcgtcctcgtcgccctctACTACTACCGCTGCACCGGCTTCCTCAAGAACTACATGCGCTTCTCCGCCTTCTTCGTCCTCTTCTCCATGGGCGGCGCCATCGCCATCAccatcctccgccgcctcgacgTCCCGCTCGACGCGCCCaccgcgctcctcctcctcttcaacGCCTCCGCCGTCGGCGTCCTCTCCGTCTTCGCGTCCGCGGTCCCTATCCTCGTCCGCCAAGGATACATGGTCACGCTCGCCGTCATCGTCGCCGCCTGGCTCTCCAGGCTCCCTGAGTGGACCACCTGGATCATGCTCGTCGCGCTCGCCGTCTATGACCTTGTCGCGGTGCTCGCGCCTAGGGGCCCGCTCAGGATGCTTGTGGAGTTGGCCTCGTCCAGGGATGACGAACTCCCGGCGCTCATCTACGAATCTCGGCCAACAGTAGGCCCAGCTGAGCGTTCTTCCTCATATGCTCCCGCAATGTGGTCTGAGGAGATGCAGCTGCCCGCCGATTCTGCTAGGTCAGGTGTCAACCAGTATGAAAGGGCTGGTCAGCAGGACAATTTGGGTTCTGCCATGGTGGAAATGAGGGATCTTGGTGGAAGCCGCTCAAGAGTCCACCAGACGACCAGCTCAAGTGGTTCCATGCTCCAAATGGGAAATCTCGAAGCAGGACAGATTTCAAATCAAGGTGGGAGTGCACAGCATGCTGTCATACAGATTGAGCagcctgaggaagaagagagagctCCATTGGTGTCAGCAGCATCTGCCAACAGCGCCGTTGCTAATGAGGAGCATAGACAAATTTCATCATCAGACCCTCCTGATGAggattttgagatgtttgaGTCCAGCAAGGGCATCAAGCTGGGACTTGGTGACTTTGTATTCTACAGTGTGCTTGTGGGGAGGGCTGCCATGTATGATCTGATGACAGTGTATGCGTGCTACCTTGCCATCATTGCTGGGCTTGGCTGCACCCTTATCTTGCTGTCGATATGTAGGCATGCATTGCCTGCTCTCCCAATCTCTATCATGCTGGGAGTTGTGTTCTACTTCTTGACGCGGTTGCTGATGGAGCCATTCGTGGTTGGTGCTTCGACCAATTTGGTGATGTTCTGA
- the LOC100846498 gene encoding amino-acid permease BAT1 homolog: MAVSGSGAAVDTGDADADQARLHQLGYKQELKRGLSAMSNFAFSFSIISVMAGVTTTYNAGLRYGGPASMTLGWLVVAAFNGCVALSMAEICSAYPTSGGLYYWSAKLAGNKWAPLASWITGWFNIVGQWALTTSTDFSLAQLVQVIILLGTGGANGGGYMASKYVVLAIHGFFLIMHGLINSLPIRWLSWFGHLGAFWNTVGAFVLVILIPAVAKEKASTEFIFTHFNTDNGMRIHGKSYILALGLLTSQYSLLGYDASAHMIEETKNADWSGPIGIITSVALSTMFGWIFLVALTSIVTDIPYLLSPDNDAGGYAVAQALYTSFDKRYGSGVGGLVCVGIVAVGIFLAGVACIASNSRMGYAFSRDRAMPFSHVWHRVSQNEVPLNVVWLSVVVAFVMALTSLGSQVAFQAMVSIATLGQYIAYALPIFFRVTTARRSFVPGPFYLGRYGVAVGWAAVLWVAFLTVLFSLPVAYPVAKDNFNYTPVAVGGVLLLSMVAWVVHARFWFQGPITNVEL, encoded by the exons ATGGCCGTGTCAGGCTCCGGCGCGGCCGTCGACACGggcgatgccgatgccgaccAAGCCCGGCTGCACCAGCTCGGCTACAAGCAGGAGCTCAAGCGCGGCCTCTC TGCCATGTCGAACTTCGCCTTCTCGTTCTCCATCATCTCCGTGATGGCCGGCGTGACGACGACGTACAACGCGGGGCTGCGGTACGGCGGGCCGGCGTCCATGACGCTGGGGTGGCTCGTGGTAGCCGCCTTCAACGGCTGCGTCGCGCTGTCCATGGCCGAGATCTGCTCCGCCTACCCGACCTCGGGCGGCCTCTACTACTGGAGCGCCAAGCTCGCTGGCAACAAGTGGGCACCGCTTGCTTCGTGGATCACCGGCTG GTTCAACATCGTGGGCCAG TGGGCTCTTACGACGAGCACAGACTTCTCATTGGCGCAACTGGTCCAAGTGATCATCTTGCTTGGCACTGGTGGAGCCAATGGCGGTGGCTACATGGCCTCCAAGTACGTCGTCTTAGCCATCCACGGTTTCTTTCTCATCATGCATGGATTAATCAACAGCCTTCCTATCCGGTGGCTCTCCTGGTTTGGCCACCTCGGCGCCTTTTGGAACACAGTAG GTGCCTTTGTGCTGGTGATCTTGATTCCGGCCGTGGCCAAGGAGAAGGCGAGCACCGAGTTCATCTTCACACACTTCAACACCGACAATGGCATGAGGATCCATGGCAAGTCTTATATCCTAGCTCTAGGCCTTCTGACAAGCCAATACTCTCTGCTCGGCTACGATGCATCTGCTCACATG ATCGAAGAAACGAAAAATGCGGATTGGAGTGGCCCAATCGGGATCATCACTTCCGTGGCTCTGTCGACCATGTTCGGCTGGATTTTCTTAGTGGCCCTCACGTCGATCGTGACAGACATACCATACCTTTTGAGTCCCGACAACGACGCCGGTGGCTATGCCGTTGCTCAAGCTCTGTACACCTCCTTCGACAAGAGGTACGGTAGCGGTGTTGGGGGTCTTGTCTGCGTTGGGATTGTCGCTGTCGGCATATTTCTCgctggcgtcgcctgcatcgcTAGCAATTCAAG GATGGGATATGCCTTCTCGAGGGACAGGGCAATGCCATTCTCCCACGTGTGGCATCGCGTCAGCCAGAACGAGGTGCCCCTCAATGTTGTCTGGCTCTCTGTGGTAGTCGCCTTCGTCATGGCTCTCACG TCGTTGGGGAGCCAGGTGGCGTTCCAGGCGATGGTGTCGATTGCAACACTTGGACAGTATATCGCCTACGCGCTACCCATCTTCTTCCGCGTGACAACGGCACGAAGGTCATTTGTGCCGGGGCCATTCTACCTGGGCCGTTACGGAGTAGCGGTCGGCTGGGCAGCGGTGCTATGGGTGGCTTTTCTCACCGTTCTCTTCTCACTGCCTGTAGCGTATCCGGTTGCCAAGGACAACTTCAACTACACACCCGTGGCCGTTGGAGGCGTGTTGCTGCTCAGCATGGTCGCATGGGTGGTCCATGCCCGGTTCTGGTTTCAAGGGCCGATCACCAATGTCGAATTGTAG